In a genomic window of Oceanispirochaeta sp.:
- the epsC gene encoding serine O-acetyltransferase EpsC translates to MIKEIDGITMNIIKKFKAKEGINHLSGPNLPSRQSIIDIITTLESIIFPGFQENEILEEEFLALNIGEKMLRLGQSLMSEIGKSIHYRNRDVPIKNSQCDAEASELTYKFLNTLTAIRDMALKDVNAALEGDPAAKSREEVILSYPGLEAITVHRMAHELYKMNIPLIPRMMNEHLHRKTGIDIHPGAQIGDSFFIDHGTGVVIGETTQIGSNVKIYQGVTLGALSVKKEEANLKRHPTIEDFVTIYSGATILGGNTTIGQNTVIGGNVWITSSIPKDSLVYNRPAEYILKNRYAHP, encoded by the coding sequence ATGATTAAAGAGATTGACGGGATCACAATGAATATTATCAAAAAATTTAAAGCGAAAGAGGGGATCAATCACCTCAGCGGTCCTAACCTGCCTTCCCGGCAAAGCATCATAGATATAATCACCACACTGGAATCCATTATTTTCCCCGGTTTCCAGGAAAATGAAATCCTGGAAGAAGAGTTCCTGGCATTAAATATTGGAGAAAAGATGCTTCGATTGGGACAAAGCCTCATGTCAGAAATCGGCAAGAGCATACATTACAGAAATAGGGATGTGCCCATTAAAAACTCTCAATGTGATGCAGAGGCATCTGAACTGACCTACAAATTTTTGAATACCCTGACGGCAATCAGGGACATGGCACTCAAAGACGTCAACGCCGCACTGGAGGGAGATCCTGCTGCCAAAAGCCGGGAAGAAGTCATTCTATCCTACCCCGGCCTGGAAGCCATCACAGTTCACAGGATGGCCCATGAACTCTACAAAATGAATATTCCCCTGATTCCCCGTATGATGAATGAGCACCTCCACAGAAAGACGGGCATTGATATTCATCCGGGAGCTCAGATAGGAGACTCCTTCTTCATCGACCATGGTACTGGTGTTGTCATTGGTGAAACCACTCAAATTGGCAGCAATGTCAAAATCTACCAGGGTGTGACTCTGGGAGCCCTCAGTGTCAAAAAAGAGGAGGCCAATCTCAAAAGGCATCCGACGATTGAAGACTTTGTAACCATCTATTCAGGGGCAACAATTTTAGGCGGAAATACAACGATTGGCCAGAATACTGTCATCGGAGGAAACGTCTGGATCACATCCTCTATCCCAAAAGACAGCCTGGTATACAACAGACCGGCCGAATACATTCTGAAGAACAGGTACGCTCATCCATAA
- a CDS encoding NUDIX hydrolase has product MKDIKLVWKDLGKSEELWRGPIFAIDQVMRENPDGKERAMIVCKAPDWVTVIPEIPGASESEFLMVRQFRHGSGKLSCEFPAGVIDPGETALDAAHRELREETGFTASEMILIGEINPNPAFMDNLSTTFLARGLIRTHDLDLDENEYLEWRQETFTRIAENMGLGEYNSAIMVQCWYWYLKFKGIA; this is encoded by the coding sequence GTGAAAGATATAAAATTAGTCTGGAAAGATCTGGGGAAGTCTGAAGAGCTCTGGAGAGGACCCATCTTTGCCATCGATCAGGTCATGAGGGAGAATCCCGATGGGAAGGAACGGGCCATGATTGTCTGCAAGGCACCAGACTGGGTGACCGTCATTCCTGAAATTCCCGGGGCAAGTGAATCCGAGTTCCTAATGGTCCGCCAGTTCCGCCACGGCAGCGGAAAGCTTTCCTGTGAGTTTCCAGCGGGAGTCATCGATCCAGGTGAGACAGCCCTGGACGCGGCACACCGGGAGCTTCGGGAGGAGACCGGTTTTACCGCATCAGAGATGATCCTTATTGGAGAAATCAATCCCAATCCGGCTTTTATGGACAATCTGTCAACAACATTCCTGGCCAGAGGATTGATACGAACTCATGATCTGGATCTGGATGAGAATGAATATCTGGAATGGCGGCAGGAGACCTTTACGAGAATTGCCGAAAATATGGGTCTGGGTGAGTATAACAGCGCCATTATGGTGCAGTGCTGGTACTGGTATCTGAAGTTTAAAGGAATCGCCTGA
- the nifJ gene encoding pyruvate:ferredoxin (flavodoxin) oxidoreductase, whose translation MSNTKKMVTIDGNTAAAHVAYAFSEVAAIYPITPSSNMGEYADAWASQGRENVFGKKVDVVEMQSEAGAAGSVHGALSGGALTTTFTASQGLLLMIPNMHKIAGEMLPTVFHVSARSLAAQSLSIFGDHADVMSTRNTGFAMTSASSIQETMDMAVVAHLATLKTQVPFLAFFDGFRTSHEIQKVEEISYDTIKEMVEPQYVEQFRDRAMRPEKPFVKVAAQNPDVYFQGRETTNNIYDSVPGIVQEYMDALAKKVGRQYHLFDYVGSPNAEKIIISMGSSCDTIEQTVKFLVDRGEKVGAIKVRLYRPFSAKDFIDAVPASCKKIAVLDRTKEPGSLGEPLFQDVATVMAGKDVKIIGGRYGLSSKEFNPSHVKAVFDHLDGKAFHSFTVGINDDVSNRSITVNEEINVSAKDIVSCMFWGLGSDGTVGANKNSIKIIGDNTDMNAQAYFVYDSKKSGGITTSHLRFGKSSVNMPWLIDSADFVACSNPAYIGRYDMLSPLKEGGVFLLNSEIPTSEVFSHLTKPEQQIIIDRKIRFYNMNALAISEDVGLGNRTNTVLQAAFFKISGILPEAEAIDLMKGAIKKAYSKKGEDIVKMNWEAVDRAAAILEQVEVPSSITVSYKPERLVAEDADDFTKNIIEKIMHLKGDDIPVSHMSFDGVLPTGTTKLEKRGVAPRVPEWQSANCIQCNQCVQSCPHAAIRAKQIDASVLKDAPATFNVLDLKPNKNKDIDFKYKIQVFIDDCQGCGVCIETCPAKNKALIFSTLDIQREKGQSDNEKFFEPLPYGALDGSSEENVKGTQFKKPLFEFSGACAGCGETPYVKLVTQICGENMVVANATGCSSIYGGTFPTIPYCKNELGRGPAWGNSLFEDNAEYGFGMRLAIESNRTLLKRKVDDLLTAGTTTELTAALKASLELWKDMSQKAIDAQDAIKALLPAALDQASGDLKEVVAKIIELQDYFIDKSLWIIGGDGWAYDIGFGGVDHVLASGKNVNILVLDTEVYSNTGGQASKATPIAAVANFAAAGMRLGKKNMGIMAMSYGYVYVASISLGSSRQHAQKALMEAAAYDGPSIVFAYAPCIAHGIDMMKTQTEEKRAVDCGYWPLYRYNPAMEEGKKFAWDCKEPSESFQDFIRSERRYTALLKTAPKEAEGLYAEAEADAKHRWNLFKKMGEIM comes from the coding sequence ATGTCAAACACGAAGAAAATGGTCACAATTGATGGCAATACAGCTGCAGCACATGTAGCATATGCCTTCAGCGAAGTAGCCGCTATCTATCCGATTACTCCCTCTTCCAATATGGGTGAGTATGCCGATGCCTGGGCAAGCCAGGGTCGGGAAAACGTCTTCGGCAAAAAAGTCGATGTTGTTGAAATGCAGTCAGAAGCCGGTGCTGCCGGATCTGTTCATGGTGCTCTTTCCGGAGGTGCTCTAACGACTACCTTTACAGCATCTCAGGGTCTCTTACTGATGATTCCCAACATGCACAAAATTGCCGGGGAAATGCTTCCTACAGTTTTTCATGTCTCTGCCAGATCACTGGCAGCTCAGTCTCTCTCAATCTTCGGTGATCATGCAGACGTCATGTCCACCAGAAACACTGGTTTTGCCATGACCTCCGCTTCCTCTATCCAGGAAACCATGGATATGGCTGTTGTCGCTCACCTGGCAACACTGAAAACTCAGGTTCCATTCCTCGCCTTCTTCGACGGATTCAGAACATCCCATGAGATCCAGAAAGTCGAAGAGATTTCTTATGACACCATCAAAGAAATGGTAGAACCTCAATATGTTGAACAATTCAGAGACAGAGCCATGCGCCCTGAAAAACCCTTTGTAAAAGTGGCCGCACAGAATCCTGACGTTTACTTTCAGGGTCGTGAGACAACGAACAATATTTACGATTCGGTTCCCGGAATTGTTCAGGAATACATGGATGCTCTGGCTAAAAAAGTCGGAAGACAGTATCACCTGTTTGATTATGTCGGTTCTCCCAATGCAGAAAAAATTATCATCTCCATGGGTAGTTCCTGTGACACAATAGAACAGACTGTTAAATTCCTTGTAGACAGAGGCGAAAAAGTTGGAGCTATCAAGGTTCGTCTGTATCGCCCCTTCTCTGCAAAAGACTTCATCGATGCCGTTCCTGCAAGCTGTAAAAAGATTGCTGTACTGGACAGAACAAAAGAACCCGGATCACTGGGTGAGCCACTGTTCCAGGATGTTGCAACAGTCATGGCCGGTAAAGATGTGAAAATCATTGGCGGACGTTATGGTCTTTCCAGTAAAGAGTTTAACCCGTCCCATGTCAAAGCCGTATTCGACCACCTTGACGGCAAGGCTTTCCACAGCTTCACTGTGGGCATCAACGATGATGTCAGTAACAGATCCATCACAGTCAATGAAGAGATAAACGTCTCTGCCAAAGACATTGTCAGCTGTATGTTCTGGGGTCTCGGATCAGACGGAACTGTGGGAGCCAACAAGAACTCCATCAAGATCATCGGTGATAACACCGATATGAATGCTCAGGCTTATTTTGTATATGACTCAAAGAAATCCGGGGGTATTACCACCTCTCACCTGAGATTCGGTAAATCTTCTGTCAATATGCCCTGGCTGATTGACAGTGCAGACTTTGTTGCCTGCTCAAATCCCGCTTATATCGGCCGTTATGACATGCTCAGTCCCTTGAAAGAAGGCGGAGTATTCCTGCTGAACTCAGAGATTCCCACCTCAGAAGTGTTCAGTCACCTGACAAAACCTGAACAGCAGATCATCATCGACAGAAAGATCAGATTCTACAACATGAACGCTCTAGCCATCTCAGAAGACGTCGGCCTTGGAAACAGAACAAACACCGTTCTGCAGGCTGCTTTCTTTAAGATTTCAGGAATCCTTCCTGAAGCAGAAGCCATCGATCTCATGAAGGGCGCCATCAAAAAAGCCTATAGCAAGAAAGGTGAAGATATCGTCAAGATGAACTGGGAAGCCGTTGACAGAGCCGCTGCGATTCTGGAACAGGTAGAAGTTCCCTCGTCCATCACCGTCTCCTACAAGCCCGAAAGACTCGTTGCAGAAGACGCAGATGACTTTACAAAAAACATCATCGAAAAGATCATGCACCTCAAGGGTGATGACATTCCTGTTTCTCACATGAGTTTTGACGGTGTACTCCCCACAGGAACAACCAAGCTTGAAAAACGAGGTGTTGCCCCCAGGGTTCCCGAATGGCAGAGTGCCAACTGTATTCAGTGTAACCAGTGTGTACAGTCCTGTCCTCACGCAGCAATCAGAGCCAAACAAATTGACGCTTCTGTACTGAAGGATGCTCCTGCAACTTTCAACGTACTGGATCTGAAACCCAACAAGAACAAAGACATAGACTTTAAATACAAGATCCAGGTTTTTATTGATGACTGTCAGGGCTGCGGTGTTTGTATCGAAACATGTCCTGCCAAAAACAAGGCACTGATCTTCAGTACTCTGGATATCCAGAGAGAAAAAGGTCAGAGTGATAACGAGAAATTCTTTGAGCCCCTGCCCTATGGTGCTCTGGATGGATCATCCGAAGAAAATGTAAAGGGTACACAGTTTAAAAAACCACTGTTTGAGTTCTCCGGAGCTTGTGCAGGCTGTGGTGAAACACCCTATGTTAAACTGGTAACCCAGATATGCGGTGAAAACATGGTTGTAGCGAATGCGACCGGTTGTTCCTCTATCTACGGTGGTACCTTCCCTACTATTCCCTACTGTAAGAATGAACTGGGAAGAGGTCCTGCCTGGGGTAACTCACTCTTCGAAGACAATGCTGAATACGGTTTTGGTATGAGGCTGGCAATTGAATCCAACAGAACTCTTCTGAAAAGAAAAGTGGACGATCTCTTGACTGCCGGAACCACGACTGAATTAACTGCCGCCTTGAAAGCGTCCCTGGAATTATGGAAAGATATGTCTCAGAAGGCCATTGATGCACAGGATGCAATTAAAGCACTGCTGCCTGCCGCTCTGGACCAGGCTTCAGGAGATTTGAAAGAGGTTGTAGCGAAGATTATCGAACTTCAGGATTATTTCATCGATAAATCTTTATGGATCATCGGTGGAGACGGATGGGCCTACGATATCGGATTCGGTGGTGTAGACCATGTACTTGCTTCGGGTAAAAATGTAAACATCCTTGTTCTGGATACTGAGGTTTATTCCAACACCGGAGGACAGGCTTCCAAGGCAACACCCATTGCCGCTGTTGCCAACTTTGCCGCAGCCGGTATGAGACTGGGTAAAAAGAATATGGGTATCATGGCCATGAGTTACGGTTATGTTTATGTAGCCTCCATTTCTCTTGGTTCCAGCAGACAGCATGCACAGAAAGCCCTGATGGAAGCTGCTGCATACGATGGACCTTCTATTGTTTTTGCCTACGCTCCCTGTATAGCTCACGGTATCGACATGATGAAAACTCA
- a CDS encoding KamA family radical SAM protein: MDETLLTVRQRLSQIISLRKNETDWFETDGDKMVYKGNPYYLNLAGEDEGIRKQLLPTVEELTFLEIESADPLFEKMHSPLPRMVHRYSNRVAILVTDRCSVHCRHCFRRSFTGTGHADLTMAECDRMIAYIKIHPEIQEVLLTGGDPLTLENVPLLDILSRFRSVRDNLIIRLATRIPAVLPLRIDFDLARELEKMSPLWIVMQFNHPSELTDESRTALRLLRQAGIPMVNQAVLLRGVNDNSDTLASLFQGLMAQGVKPYYLFQGDLARGTSHFRVPLRRGWQIMDELRQKVSGLALPTYAVDLPGGGGKIPLTRSLLLREDEKGYVFINTDKREYTYPREEV, translated from the coding sequence ATGGATGAAACACTTCTGACTGTCCGGCAAAGGCTCTCCCAAATTATTTCACTTAGAAAGAATGAAACGGATTGGTTTGAGACTGACGGTGACAAGATGGTCTACAAAGGCAATCCTTATTACCTGAACCTTGCCGGAGAAGACGAGGGAATCAGAAAACAACTTCTCCCCACAGTGGAGGAACTGACTTTTCTTGAAATAGAAAGCGCTGATCCCCTGTTTGAAAAGATGCACTCCCCTCTACCCCGGATGGTTCACAGGTATAGCAACAGGGTGGCCATTCTTGTGACGGACCGCTGTTCAGTTCACTGCCGGCACTGTTTCAGACGTTCCTTTACAGGGACCGGGCATGCCGATCTGACCATGGCGGAGTGTGATCGTATGATCGCCTATATAAAAATACACCCTGAGATCCAGGAGGTTCTGCTTACCGGCGGTGATCCTCTGACTCTGGAAAATGTTCCCCTTCTGGATATTTTGAGTCGATTTCGATCTGTTCGAGATAATCTGATCATCAGGCTGGCCACCAGAATTCCTGCTGTACTGCCATTGCGGATTGACTTTGATCTCGCAAGGGAGCTTGAAAAAATGTCTCCCCTGTGGATAGTCATGCAGTTCAATCACCCATCCGAGTTGACAGATGAGAGCCGAACAGCCCTGAGACTTCTCAGGCAGGCTGGCATTCCCATGGTTAATCAGGCCGTGCTGCTCAGGGGGGTCAACGATAATTCTGATACACTTGCTTCCCTCTTTCAAGGGCTTATGGCTCAGGGAGTCAAACCCTATTACCTCTTTCAGGGAGATCTGGCCCGGGGGACGTCCCATTTCAGGGTTCCCTTACGCCGGGGCTGGCAGATTATGGATGAGCTCCGGCAGAAGGTCTCCGGCCTTGCTCTTCCAACCTATGCCGTAGATCTGCCCGGTGGCGGAGGAAAGATTCCCTTAACCCGGAGTCTTCTTCTGAGAGAAGATGAAAAGGGATATGTGTTCATAAATACAGACAAACGGGAATATACCTATCCCAGGGAGGAAGTGTGA
- a CDS encoding patatin-like phospholipase family protein: protein MKWALVLSGGGALGLAHLGVIKVLDREGFYPDLIAGTSMGAVIGALWANGSSIKEMETIARDFNIQDFQEGITFKLPFHNGLTRFLQAEEVIGTLMNERGINSGHKARSFFDKIYKGNSFQETKIPFYCNAVDLLQGNEIVIHDGSLSDGVYASMAYPGFFSPLERPDSLLCDGSVINNYPVWIARQFGRTKVLGVDVSAYENVSPNELNNGLAILFRAYLTACQTQKRRFGDRANLTLHIKSDRTGFDFVDIEGCINRGEEAALKGLKEIKRTLKYPLPGRRILEV, encoded by the coding sequence ATGAAATGGGCGCTGGTTTTATCCGGTGGCGGAGCATTGGGTCTGGCACATCTGGGAGTTATTAAGGTTCTGGACAGGGAGGGGTTTTACCCCGATCTTATTGCCGGAACATCAATGGGTGCGGTCATTGGGGCTTTATGGGCCAATGGAAGCAGTATCAAAGAGATGGAAACCATTGCCAGGGATTTTAATATCCAGGATTTTCAGGAGGGAATAACATTCAAGCTCCCCTTTCACAACGGTCTGACACGGTTCCTCCAGGCTGAAGAGGTTATAGGGACTCTTATGAATGAAAGAGGCATCAATAGCGGTCACAAGGCCAGGTCATTTTTTGATAAAATCTATAAGGGAAACTCCTTTCAGGAGACGAAGATTCCCTTTTACTGTAATGCGGTAGATCTTCTGCAGGGCAATGAAATTGTGATACACGACGGGTCTTTATCCGACGGAGTCTATGCCTCCATGGCTTATCCCGGTTTTTTTTCACCTCTGGAAAGACCCGACTCGCTGCTCTGTGACGGATCGGTGATCAATAATTATCCCGTATGGATAGCCAGACAGTTCGGCCGTACCAAAGTCCTGGGTGTGGATGTCAGCGCCTACGAAAATGTGTCACCCAACGAGTTGAACAATGGCCTTGCCATACTATTCAGAGCTTATCTGACAGCTTGTCAGACCCAGAAGCGAAGATTCGGAGACAGGGCTAATTTAACCCTTCATATTAAATCTGATAGAACCGGTTTTGATTTTGTAGATATTGAAGGCTGTATCAACCGTGGAGAAGAGGCGGCACTGAAAGGTCTTAAAGAGATAAAAAGAACACTGAAATACCCCCTGCCGGGAAGAAGGATACTGGAAGTATGA
- a CDS encoding PQQ-binding-like beta-propeller repeat protein: MKRVFLLIIISVFFFGCGPQKMEPISDAPVQEISAPVPVQEQAPAMEISTETEGLVVYLSGDVSVNRGGEESFLDIGDSVMQSDLIETGDDGYCEIQLGEIAVVRMESNSILQLQALMTSDKGSRMAVDLKNGTVLCKVKKLLEEDSFQVKTNTVVCGVRGTQFSVSSDETIQDTLLAVKEGAVAVMPRSLDKVSELAVNEVTLVPIAAQIQKTSLVVGASEELAVKSDTFKETAELSKIVEAVLQKVEEKQKAQTALLNDGGDAEKENLAVLEADMQKEVDKLLVTLEKTPESIAPKLMEVQELSAKSQETLKSTDRMEIMALPVAAAGVDDVVLPALFKIQVLVTPSNALILQKGNVLGTGSFSKLYTDGTELKMEISLDGYKTQTLEMIVNEESSGKYSLTLEEIPAEPVEPVAVEPPTPVLTTAPVVETPIVAKAPVYSVEVRIEPADAAFSVNGNKGTGGRWSSEETEGAVLKVEASRNGFESASQQISVNATTGSVVIKLKPKPLEATASLGMGSPVGVLVEKGGMYLAADANGKLAAFNRSGKVLWQYKSANTPNANSSPVEHNGNVYFSGGTELVVLKSGTGAVVNTISLPEERSHIYGRRVVPFGDQLMMPTNDYIVLIDSSGKDVGSLPIGGGSSMSPALWSGKPVVADKKGSLLILDPSNGTVLSSVPTSAIQSVAQSPSIYEDKAVFSSRKGIVAAVNLKSGTVLWERELDRTIFADVLVTKEGCFLYTTKKEVFALSWKSGENLFAPLSNVTSMPGYDKGRLVFTEGSGTLKVMNAGNGSILKQYNLKDSFTAKPIVRDGIIVGVGKSGQFYRINTEGIVD, encoded by the coding sequence ATGAAAAGAGTTTTTCTCCTGATCATTATTTCGGTGTTTTTTTTCGGTTGCGGACCTCAAAAAATGGAACCCATAAGTGACGCGCCGGTTCAAGAAATATCTGCTCCAGTACCTGTTCAGGAACAGGCTCCGGCTATGGAGATCAGTACCGAAACAGAGGGCTTGGTTGTTTACCTGTCGGGTGACGTTTCAGTCAACAGAGGCGGGGAAGAATCATTCCTGGATATCGGTGATTCTGTGATGCAGAGTGATCTGATTGAGACAGGTGATGATGGCTATTGTGAAATCCAATTGGGAGAGATTGCCGTTGTCAGGATGGAATCCAATTCCATCCTGCAGCTTCAGGCTTTGATGACCAGTGATAAGGGAAGCCGGATGGCTGTGGATCTGAAGAATGGTACGGTTCTTTGTAAGGTCAAGAAGTTGCTGGAAGAAGATTCATTCCAGGTTAAAACGAATACAGTTGTCTGTGGTGTCCGAGGAACTCAGTTCAGTGTTTCTTCGGATGAAACCATTCAAGATACACTTCTCGCTGTAAAGGAAGGAGCCGTCGCAGTCATGCCTCGCTCCCTGGATAAGGTGTCAGAGCTGGCCGTCAATGAAGTTACTCTGGTACCTATTGCGGCTCAGATTCAAAAAACATCTCTGGTTGTGGGAGCCTCTGAAGAACTGGCCGTAAAATCGGATACTTTCAAGGAAACCGCTGAGCTCTCAAAGATCGTGGAAGCCGTCCTTCAGAAAGTGGAAGAAAAGCAGAAGGCTCAAACTGCTTTATTGAATGATGGCGGTGATGCTGAAAAAGAAAACCTGGCAGTCCTGGAAGCAGATATGCAGAAGGAAGTCGACAAATTGCTGGTTACTCTTGAAAAAACCCCCGAATCCATCGCCCCTAAACTGATGGAAGTTCAGGAATTGTCTGCGAAATCTCAGGAAACACTGAAATCAACGGATAGAATGGAAATTATGGCCTTGCCAGTGGCCGCCGCCGGAGTAGATGATGTGGTTCTTCCTGCCCTGTTCAAGATTCAGGTTTTAGTGACCCCTTCCAATGCTCTGATCCTTCAGAAAGGCAATGTTCTGGGAACTGGAAGCTTTTCTAAATTGTATACGGATGGAACAGAGCTCAAAATGGAGATCAGTCTGGACGGTTATAAAACTCAGACTCTCGAAATGATAGTAAATGAAGAAAGCTCAGGTAAATATTCCCTGACCCTCGAAGAGATCCCTGCTGAACCAGTTGAGCCGGTTGCAGTGGAACCGCCAACACCCGTATTGACCACAGCTCCGGTTGTTGAGACTCCCATTGTTGCCAAAGCGCCAGTTTACTCTGTTGAGGTCAGGATTGAACCAGCCGATGCAGCTTTCTCTGTGAATGGAAATAAAGGGACAGGCGGCCGCTGGAGCAGTGAAGAAACCGAAGGGGCTGTCCTTAAGGTCGAAGCCTCCCGCAATGGTTTTGAGTCCGCCTCTCAGCAGATTTCAGTGAATGCGACTACCGGTAGTGTTGTCATTAAGTTAAAACCAAAACCCCTGGAAGCTACTGCGTCCCTGGGTATGGGATCTCCTGTGGGAGTCCTTGTTGAGAAGGGCGGCATGTATCTGGCAGCCGATGCCAATGGAAAGCTTGCTGCCTTCAATCGAAGCGGTAAGGTTCTGTGGCAGTACAAAAGTGCCAACACACCCAATGCCAACTCTTCACCGGTAGAACACAACGGAAATGTGTATTTCTCCGGTGGAACGGAACTTGTTGTACTGAAGTCAGGAACAGGAGCCGTGGTCAATACAATCAGTCTGCCCGAAGAGCGCTCTCATATCTACGGCCGCCGGGTTGTACCCTTTGGTGATCAGCTGATGATGCCCACAAATGATTATATTGTTCTGATTGATTCCTCCGGTAAAGATGTGGGTTCTCTCCCCATCGGGGGGGGCTCCAGTATGTCTCCTGCCCTCTGGTCCGGAAAACCTGTCGTGGCTGACAAGAAGGGGTCTCTCCTTATTCTTGATCCTTCCAATGGTACGGTTCTGTCCTCGGTACCAACCTCTGCCATTCAGTCTGTGGCACAGAGCCCCTCTATTTATGAAGACAAGGCCGTGTTCAGCAGCAGAAAGGGAATCGTGGCGGCTGTGAATCTCAAATCGGGAACTGTCCTCTGGGAGCGGGAGCTGGATCGGACTATTTTTGCAGATGTCCTTGTGACAAAAGAAGGCTGCTTCCTCTATACAACCAAAAAAGAAGTCTTTGCCTTGTCATGGAAGAGTGGAGAAAATCTTTTTGCTCCCCTTAGTAATGTGACATCCATGCCCGGTTATGATAAGGGGCGCCTTGTGTTCACCGAGGGGAGCGGTACCCTGAAAGTTATGAATGCCGGGAATGGCTCCATCCTCAAACAGTACAATCTGAAGGATTCCTTCACAGCCAAACCGATTGTCCGGGATGGAATCATTGTGGGTGTAGGCAAAAGCGGACAGTTCTACAGAATCAATACCGAAGGAATTGTTGATTAA